agcctcggggcttgaggcaattagttatctcatCTTTCCATCTCCCATGTTTTCAATGGAGGCTGGGtgggacccactagaaattgggtcacaacccaccaagaaCTGATAAAcgtaaagacacacacacaactattAATTCGAAATGTAGGTGTGGTTAAGACCAGGCAACCGTACCTTAGGAGGATGACATTCTTACAGTTCTTTCATAAACAGCAGTAGAACAACACATCATTAAGTCCTGAGATATCGAGCCAGGGCCTGGTAGAATCAATCCGTGTACGCAAACCACAtatggaggcagggaagcagcTAGAACTCCAATGGCCGTATTTACCCCATGTATGGCCTCTGCCCTCCAGTTCAGTGTCATCACCACATTTGAACTTGATATTGGTAGCTCCTGTATCATCACCAAAAATCCACAGAGGTTGAGGTTTGGCCACTCTTAGAGCAAAGGAGGTCAGATAGCTTTCGGGACACATCTGCCTACTCAACCAATTTCCCCGCCTGCCATAGAAAATAATGATGGTGTCATTATGTATATGAACATTAAAGATCTACAAATAGTAGCCATCCTTTACATCTTGGATGCAATTAACAATCAGAATATGTATTtgctgttgtgtgtgaagagaaACGGACTATGTGCCCAGCTGTTTCTACGAAGAGTGTCCAACTTCATGGAGGTTCACAAACAGGGTAATAAAGAGATAGAA
This portion of the Tiliqua scincoides isolate rTilSci1 chromosome 3, rTilSci1.hap2, whole genome shotgun sequence genome encodes:
- the LOC136644078 gene encoding vitelline membrane outer layer protein 1 homolog, translated to MDLSIHTMLFLIFSICLWYGQTRPTYRIIALDGTHGKLLWQDDSSLNGIRLYCSDGTQIESRVGPVAKPQPLWIFGDDTGATNIKFKCGDDTELEGRGHTWGKYGHWSSSCFPASICGLRTRIDSTRPWLDISGLNDVLFYCCL